A region of Lacinutrix sp. Hel_I_90 DNA encodes the following proteins:
- the nrfD gene encoding NrfD/PsrC family molybdoenzyme membrane anchor subunit, which yields MASHYEAPIRRPLVTGEKSYHDVTVDIAAPVEGKANKHWWIVFSIALLAFLWGIGCIIYTVSTGIGTWGLNKTVGWAWDITNFVWWVGIGHAGTLISAVLLLFRQKWRMAINRSAEAMTIFSVVQAGLFPIIHMGRPWLAYWVLPIPNQFGSLWVNFNSPLLWDVFAISTYLSVSLVFWWTGLLPDFAMLRDRAIKPFQKKIYSLLSFGWTGRAKDWQRFEEVSLVLAGLATPLVLSVHTIVSFDFATSVIPGWHTTIFPPYFVAGAVFSGFAMVNTLLIIMRKVCSLEDYITVQHIELMNIVIMITGSIVGVAYITELFVAWYSGVEYEQYAFLNRATGPYWWAYWAMMSCNVFSPQFMWFKKLRTSIMFSFAISIVVNIGMWFERFVIIVTSLHRDYLPSSWTMFSPTFVDIGIFIGTIGFFFVLFLLYSRTFPVIAQAEVKTILKSSGQRYKNIRERGESLVGTGTDSRTSVYQLKEETTLTPNFAKDDTKVSNLLESVGTFDPAVQTADDLKKIDGIDSEMEETLNSIGIFTFAQVSKMTNREYTLLEEITGSVPGRAEGDDWSGQAKKLIN from the coding sequence ATGGCGTCTCATTACGAAGCACCTATTAGAAGACCTTTAGTTACAGGCGAAAAGTCGTATCACGATGTTACCGTAGATATCGCAGCACCTGTTGAAGGAAAAGCCAACAAACATTGGTGGATTGTTTTTTCAATCGCATTGCTTGCTTTTCTTTGGGGAATTGGTTGTATTATTTATACAGTATCTACTGGTATTGGAACTTGGGGATTGAACAAGACCGTTGGTTGGGCTTGGGATATTACTAACTTCGTTTGGTGGGTTGGTATTGGTCACGCAGGGACACTTATCTCTGCCGTACTATTACTTTTCCGTCAAAAATGGAGAATGGCGATTAACCGTTCTGCAGAAGCAATGACTATTTTCTCAGTAGTACAAGCGGGATTATTTCCAATTATTCACATGGGTCGTCCATGGTTAGCGTATTGGGTATTGCCCATTCCAAACCAATTTGGATCGCTGTGGGTAAACTTTAACTCGCCATTACTTTGGGATGTATTCGCAATTTCAACGTATTTATCTGTATCATTAGTATTCTGGTGGACAGGTTTATTGCCAGATTTTGCAATGCTTAGAGATCGAGCGATTAAACCGTTTCAAAAGAAAATTTATAGCTTACTTAGCTTTGGTTGGACAGGTCGTGCTAAAGATTGGCAGCGTTTTGAAGAAGTCTCATTGGTACTTGCCGGATTGGCAACACCATTAGTGCTTTCGGTACACACGATTGTATCTTTCGATTTCGCAACGTCAGTTATACCAGGATGGCATACAACAATATTCCCACCATATTTTGTGGCAGGTGCAGTATTTTCAGGTTTTGCTATGGTAAACACGCTGCTTATTATTATGAGAAAAGTGTGTAGTCTTGAAGATTATATTACAGTACAGCATATCGAGCTAATGAACATCGTTATCATGATTACAGGTTCTATAGTAGGTGTGGCTTATATCACTGAGTTATTCGTAGCCTGGTATTCTGGGGTAGAATATGAGCAATATGCATTCTTAAACAGAGCAACAGGGCCTTACTGGTGGGCATATTGGGCGATGATGTCTTGTAACGTGTTCTCACCACAATTTATGTGGTTTAAAAAATTACGTACAAGTATTATGTTCTCATTCGCTATTTCTATTGTAGTAAACATTGGGATGTGGTTTGAACGTTTTGTAATTATCGTAACCTCATTACACAGAGATTATTTACCATCTTCATGGACGATGTTCTCGCCAACGTTTGTTGATATTGGAATTTTTATTGGAACCATAGGATTCTTCTTTGTATTATTCTTATTATACTCAAGAACATTCCCGGTCATTGCGCAAGCAGAGGTTAAAACAATTTTAAAATCTTCAGGACAGCGTTATAAGAATATTCGTGAAAGAGGTGAGAGTTTAGTGGGCACAGGAACAGATAGTAGAACGTCTGTTTATCAATTAAAAGAAGAGACCACATTAACGCCTAATTTTGCAAAAGACGATACAAAAGTTAGTAACTTACTGGAAAGTGTAGGTACTTTTGATCCAGCGGTGCAAACAGCTGATGATCTTAAGAAAATTGATGGTATCGATTCAGAAATGGAAGAGACCCTTAATAGTATCGGTATCTTTACTTTCGCACAGGTAAGTAAAATGACTAATAGAGAATATACATTGTTAGAGGAAATCACAGGTTCTGTTCCTGGAAGAGCAGAGGGTGATGATTGGTCTGGACAAGCTAAAAAATTAATAAACTAA